One Gossypium raimondii isolate GPD5lz chromosome 3, ASM2569854v1, whole genome shotgun sequence genomic window carries:
- the LOC105795628 gene encoding uncharacterized protein LOC105795628, with product MVDVLATLASIIKVNRQEDVKPIQMSTYEALAHCYNIEEEERDDHPWYHDILRYVKNCEYPELETENDERILRMLANKTSIEATPFSLVYGIEAVLPIEVKIPSLRVLSELNLDEVE from the exons ATGGTCGATGTCTTAGCTACCTTAGCTTCCATAATCAAAGTGAACAGACAAGAGGATGTAAAACCTATCCAGATGAGCACTTATGAGGCCTTAGCCCATTGTTACAACATcgaggaagaagaaagagatgATCACCCTTGGTACCATGACATATTACGATATGTAAAGAATTGTGAATACCCTGAGCTGGAAACTGAGAATGATGAAAGGATCCTACGAATGCTGGCCAATAA AACTTCCATTGAGGCAACACCTTTctcattggtttatggaatAGAGGCAGTCTTGCCCATTGAAGTCAAGATTCCTTCTCTCCGAGTTTTATCAGAGTTGAATTTAGATGAAGTAGAATAG